The Setaria italica strain Yugu1 chromosome IX, Setaria_italica_v2.0, whole genome shotgun sequence genome has a window encoding:
- the LOC101757950 gene encoding protein SABRE isoform X1 produces the protein MASSPVKFFSVFLAVSVVGWVVFTFAARLLAWFLSRVLSASVGFRVAGFNCLRDVTIKFHKGTIESVSIGEIKLSFRKSLVKLSFSFISKDPKLQLLINDLEIVTRSSQNKKIRKSARPRSTGKGKWLVTSSMARLLSVSVTDLIIKVPKGAVDIKELTLDTLKVAGPNHILGVKLHLLPLNVHFGDLSLTTDPMGSCNLHDAFQSDQASVSNSEKCLAPFVCEDLLVTCDFGHEKEKGIKIINLELKCGHVIANIDERLFRKKHTIPEYNTVSSNTGDAIMDTSSIKHTSKSKSVLPALKKQMLTFPDKVTFSVPKLDVKFRHLHEGLSVDNNITGIQFTCAKSLPQDDLEEATPHFDVQIDLSEIHLVREGTSSLLEILKVVANTSLDVPVDPFLPVRAEIDAKLGGTQCNVMLIRLMPWMRLLSLRTKGMKPSKGDCNQEISQKKEFKPILWTCTVAAPETAVMLYNIDGLALYHACSQSSHLFANNIASKGIQVHAELGELLVHMEEEYREFLKDNRFGVDTYSGSLMHIARVSLDWGYRESDVQDMIETSRHALVLSIDISDIEVKFGYKHLESLLLNLISFRTLFKSLRPSAGSVKEKKLERRGEKKTKGVKILKLSLQKFSISYCGDANIVNMPIDDPKRVNYGSQGGQVIVSVSADGTPRRASITSVLPGSNRLLQFSASLVISHLSMCIDKERKTTEVELERVKTIYEELPEDHSSGVKVTLLDMQNAKIVRRSSGSTELAVCSLFGATEINLRWEPDAHLALFETFLRFKHFLNLNKLHKSEKLINTEVANIKANEKDNMTAGSIKPQKSNRKGSIFAIDVDVLRVSAELADGVEANMHVQSIFTENAKIGVLSEGLSLTFNGARVLKSTRIQISCIPFSNGSLLDAKVDPSSKRDWVVQGHDVHICMPYRLPLRAIEDAVEDMIRALKLVSSAKRSILCPDGKEKSKKVNSGTSKVGSVKFVLRELTADIEEEPIQGWLDQHYRAMRDRVCELGVRLKFLEEAVSGNVDPNNRSSEKKILYDGVEVCTHDTAAIQRLQEEIHKQAFRSYYVACQDMAPAEGSGACSEGFQAGFKPSSKRASLLSLSASELDVTLTRIDGGEIEMVEFIKGLDPVCQELNIPFSRLYGSDVSVLAGSLVVKLRDYTSPLFSSLSAKCQGRIVLAQQATCFQPQIHQDVYIGRWQKVTMLRSASGTTPAMKMYSNLPIYFQKGEISFGVGYEPSFADISYAFQVALRRVNLSTRASSGPAVQPPKKERSLPWWDDMRYYLHGKIVLYFNETKWKFLGTTNPYEDIEKLQIVSEYMEIQQTDGHVDVSAKEFKMYISSLESITKNCRLKYPPGVPSPIPFIYAPLFSLNVVMDWQCESGNPLNHYLHALPVEGEPRRKVYDPFRSTSLSLRWNFSLRPLQSQCGNGPSSPFYGNNSMLRGTTSGSSCKTADDEFPTMNLGAHDLAWVFKWWSLNYSPPHKLRSFSRWRRFGIPRAARSGNLSLDKVMVEFFFRVDATPCCIRHATLTLDDPARGLTLKMSNLKYELCYSRGKQQYTFDCKRESLDLVYRGLDLHRPEVYLMRDSNPSSGENASKVRTTVQRGKFVHDRCNMGNFQEKHEDGFLLSADYFTIRRQTRKADPERLIGWQDTGRSLEITYVRSEFEDDSESDHTLSEPSDDDDDFNVVLADNCQRVFVYGLKILWTLENRDAVWSYAGGISKAFEPPKPSPSRQYAQRKMIDKRNAEGSKLVQDASSSIHAGSGSVRHVDASGSSSPFHMKLDIFDDSDKGGTPQYMVNVYTPQFNLHSEEANGRFLLAAASGRVLARSFHSVVHVGKEMLEEALGTSSLHILELPEMTWNKNEVSVMLKDVQAHVAPTDVDPGAGLQWLPRILGSSEKLKRTGALLERVFMPCQMYFRYTRHKGGTADLRVKPLKELCFNSPDITATMTSRQFQVMFDVLRNLLLATLPKPRKNSLQYPSDDEDIEEEADEVVPDGVEEVELAKINLEQRVREMKLLLDDRRSLTGNGDSGTDHCYSAEKDDHLWMINSGKTSLVAKLERDFKSLETSRKSASSALREALQKAAQSHLNEKEKNKTPSFAMRISMKISKVVWSMLADGNTFAEAEINDMVCDFDRDYKDIGVARFTTKYFVVRNCMANAKCDTLLSAWNTPPGKINMLRVDAKQGAPKDGNSLLELFQVEIYPLRIYLSEAMYRMMWDYFFPEEDDSQRRQEVWRVSTSTGPRRTRRLSSGVDAVSSSSYSVKEHELPGKSGAIVSMSTSVSSWQGLHGDNSQVSKLHTIKANMVCGSHQELRRSSSFDERPWDESAAESVTSNDVVSLMNSSTVSSKGDANNPVSENPVVGTDLWRSKTKDSKPAKSGRLSHEEKKVGKSNEEKKTRARKTIEFRNIKISQVELLVTYEGSRLAINDLRLLMDTFHKPEFTGTWRRLFSRVKKHIIWGVLKSVTGMQGKKFSNRRELLEGAVPENDLNLSDSDDDHHGRPDQLTASWLKRTGDGAGDGFVTSIRGLFNTQRRKAKAFVIRTMRGDGHNDEYHDEWSESDGEYPFARQLTITKAKKLIRRKFRPRMQKSSGLSLQDSLPSSPRETTPYQSDSSRSSYEDFHEQ, from the exons atGGCGTCCTCGCCGGTCAAGTTCTTCTCGGtgttcctcgccgtctccgtcGTCGGATGGGTCGTCTTCAC ATTTGCTGCGAGGTTGTTAGCTTGGTTCTTGAGCCGTGTTCTCTCAGCTTCTGTTGGGTTTCGAGTTGCTGGGTTCAATTGCTTGCGCGACGTAACGATAAAGTTTCATAAG ggtaCAATTGAATCTGTTTCAATTGGTGAAATAAAACTAAGTTTCCGCAAGTCACTGGTCAAACTAAGTTTCAGTTTTATCTCCAAGGACCCAAAGTTGCAGTTGCTTATAAATGATCTCGAAATTGTAACTAGATCATCACAAAACAAAAAGATAAGAAAGTCAGCAAGGCCTCGCTCTACAGGAAAAGGGAAATGGCTGGTCACGTCAAGCATGGCAAGACTTTTATCAGTTTCTGTGACAGATCTGATAATCAAG GTACCAAAAGGTGCTGTTGACATCAAAGAACTAACGCTGGATACATTAAAAGTTGCTGGGCCTAACCATATTCTTGGTGTCAAGTTGCATCTTTTACCTTTGAATGTACACTTTGGAGATTTAAGCTTGACTACTGATCCGATGGGCAGTTGTAATCTGCATGATGCTTTCCAGTCTGATCAAGCTTCTGTATCTAACTCTGAGAAATGCTTGGCCCCGTTTGTTTGTGAAGATCTGTTGGTTACTTGTGACTTTGGTCATGAAAA GGAGAAAGGTATCAAAATCATTAACCTGGAATTGAAATGTGGGCATGTTATCGCCAACATTGATGAAAGGTTGTTTCGCAAGAAGCATACAATTCCAGAATATAATACCGTCTCTTCAAACACTGGAGATGCTATCATGGATACTTCATCAATCAAACATACATCAAAAAGCAAATCCGTTCTACCAGCTTTAAAGAAACAAATGCTCACATTTCCAGATAAG GTTACCTTCAGTGTGCCGAAGCTTGATGTGAAGTTTAGACACCTGCATGAGGGACTTAGTGTTGACAACAACATTACAGGGATTCAGTTTACTTGTGCAAAGTCCCTACCACAGGATGATTTAGAAGAAGCTACACCACACTTCGATGTTCAAATTGATCTCAGTGAAATTCAT TTAGTTAGAGAAGGTACTAGCTCTCTGTTGGAGATTCTTAAAGTTGTCGCAAACACTTCTTTGGATGTTCCTGTGGAT CCATTTCTTCCAGTCAGAGCTGAGATCGATGCTAAGCTTGGTGGGACGCAATGCAATGTTATGTTAATCAGACTGATGCCATGGATGCGGCTTCTTTCTTTGAGAACCAAAGGAATGAAGCCTTCTAAGGGAGACTGCAATCAAGAAATTTCTCAAAAAAAGGAGTTCAAGCCAATTTTGTGGACTTGCACAGTCGCTGCTCCGGAAACGGCTGTCATGCTTTACAATATTGATGGATTGGCATTATACCAT GCTTGCTCCCAGTCATCACATTTGTTTGCAAATAATATTGCAAGCAAGGGGATTCAGGTACACGCAGAACTTGGTGAACTGCTAGTGCACATGGAAGAAGAATATAGAGAATTCTTGAAGGATAACAGATTTGGTGTGGATACTTACTCTGGTTCCCTAATGCATATCGCTCGGGTTAGCCTTGACTGGGGATACAGGGAAAGTGATGTCCAAGATATGATTGAAACTAGTAGGCATGCTCTTGTTTTGTCCATTGATATAAGTGATATAGAAGTGAAATTTGGCTACAAGCATTTGGAATCACTCTTGCTTAATTTGATATCATTTAGGACTCTATTTAAGAGTCTTCGGCCATCTGCCGGAagtgttaaagaaaaaaaattggagcgtagaggggaaaagaaaacgaaaggtGTGAAAATATTGAAATTAAGCCTACAGAAATTCTCTATTTCCTACTGTGGTGATGCAAACATAGTAAATATGCCAATTGACGATCCAAAGCGTGTTAACTATGGCTCTCAAGGTGGTCAAGTAATTGTTAGTGTTTCTGCTGATGGCACACCACGTAGGGCAAGTATAACTTCAGTTTTACCAGGCAGCAACCGTCTTTTGCAGTTCTCAGCATCTTTGGTAATATCTCATCTCTCTATGTGTATAGACAAGGAGAGAAAGACAACAGAAGTAGAACTGGAACGGGTGAAGACAATCTATGAGGAATTACCTGAGGATCATAGTTCTGGTGTCAAAGTAACTTTACTAGATATGCAGAATGCTAAAATTGTTCGCCGATCAAGTGGCAGTACAGAACTTGCTGTTTGTTCCCTCTTTGGTGCTACAGAGATTAATTTGAGATGGGAACCTGATGCTCATTTAGCACTATTTGAGACCTTCCTTCGCTTTAAGCATTTCCTAAATCTCAACAAGTTACACAAGTCTGAAAAGCTTATCAATACTGAAGTTGCCAACATCAAAGCAAATGAAAAGGACAACATGACAGCTGGTTCAATTAAACCTCAGAAGTCTAACAGAAAAGGGTCAATCTTTGCCATCGATGTGGATGTGTTAAGGGTATCTGCTGAACTTGCAGATGGTGTTGAAGCAAACATGCACGTGCAATCCATCTTTACCGAAAATGCCAAGATAGGTGTACTGTCTGAGGGTCTCTCTCTTACTTTCAATGGTGCTAGAGTTCTAAAGAGCACCCGCATACAGATATCCTGTATTCCTTTCAGCAATGGAAGTTTGCTTGATGCAAAGGTTGATCCATCATCCAAAAGAGACTGGGTTGTTCAAGGGCATGATGTCCATATTTGCATGCCTTACAGGTTGCCATTGCGTGCCATAGAGGATGCTGTTGAAGATATGATTCGCGCCCTAAAGCTTGTCTCATCTGCCAAAAGAAGTATACTATGCCCtgatggaaaagaaaaatcgaaaAAGGTTAATTCTGGGACATCCAAAGTTGGATCTGTGAAGTTTGTATTACGTGAACTGACTGCAGATATAGAAGAAGAGCCCATCCAAGGTTGGCTCGATCAACATTACCGTGCGATGAGGGACAGAGTCTGTGAGCTAGGTGTTAGGTTGAAATTTCTTGAAGAAGCTGTATCAGGAAATGTAGATCCAAACAATCGCAGCTCTGAGAAAAAAATTCTCTATGATGGTGTTGAAGTTTGCACGCATGATACCGCAGCTATTCAAAGATTGCAGGAAGAAATCCATAAGCAAGCATTTCGATCATATTATGTGGCTTGTCAGGACATGGCACCTGCAGAAGGGTCAGGAGCATGTTCAGAAGGTTTTCAAGCTGGATTCAAACCAAGCTCGAAGAGAGCTTCTCTTCTTTCACTTTCTGCTTCTGAACTGGATGTTACTTTGACCAGGATAGATGGTGGGGAGATAGAAATGGTTGAATTTATAAAGGGGCTTGACCCTGTCTGTCAGGAGCTAAACATTCCATTCTCTCGGTTGTATGGTAGTGATGTTTCTGTCCTTGCTGGGTCCTTGGTTGTAAAGTTGAGAGACTATACTTCTCCTCTGTTTTCCTCGCTCAGTGCAAAATGTCAAGGTCGTATTgtgcttgcccagcag GCAACATGTTTTCAACCCCAAATACACCAAGATGTATATATTGGAAGATGGCAAAAGGTCACGATGCTACGTTCTGCCAGTGGTACTACACCAGCAATGAAAATGTACTCTAATTTACCTATTTATTTCCAGAAGGGAGAGATATCTTTTGGAGTTGGTTATGAGCCATCTTTTGCTGATATAAGTTATGCATTTCAAGTAGCCCTGCGGAGAGTTAATCTTAGCACCAGGGCTAGTTCTGGTCCAGCAGTCCAACCACCTAAAAAGGAGCGCAGCTTACCATGGTGGGATGACATGAGATACTACTTGCATGGAAAGATAGTTTTGTATTTTAATGAGACCAAATGGAAATTCCTGGGGACAACCAATCCTTATGAGGACATTGAAAAACTCCAAATTGTTTCTGAATACATGGAGATCCAGCAAACTGATGGTCATGTGGATGTTTCTGCGAAAGAATTCAAGATGTACATCAGCAGCTTAGAAAGTATTACGAAGAACTGCAGGTTAAAATATCCACCTGGTGTGCCCAGCCCCATACCTTTTATATATGCTCCTTTATTCTCCCTAAATGTGGTTATGGATTGGCAGTGTGAATCTGGGAATCCATTGAATCATTATTTACATGCCCTCCCTGTTGAGGGGGAGCCACGGAGGAAAGTTTATGATCCATTTCGATCTACTTCTCTCTCTCTTAGGTGGAACTTCTCCCTTAGACCATTGCAATCTCAGTGTGGTAATGGCCCATCATCCCCCTTTTATGGAAATAACTCAATGCTCCGTGGGACCACATCTGGCAGTTCTTGCAAAACAGCTGATGATGAATTCCCTACCATGAACCTGGGAGCTCATGATCTTGCTTGGGTTTTCAAGTGGTGGAGCTTAAATTACAGCCCCCCTCACAAACTTCGTTCTTTCTCTAGATGGCGTCGTTTTGGAATTCCTCGGGCTGCTAGATCCGGTAACCTCTCGCTGGACAAAGTTATGGTTGAATTCTTTTTCCGTGTTGATGCTACTCCCTGTTGCATAAGGCATGCAACTTTAACTCTGGATGACCCTGCTCGTGGCTTGACGTTGAAGATGTCAAATTTGAAGTATGAGTTATGTTACAGTCGAGGTAAACAGCAGTACACATTTGATTGTAAGCGTGAATCGCTGGACCTTGTTTATCGTGGTCTGGATCTTCACAGGCCAGAGGTTTATCTGATGCGAGATAGCAACCCGTCTTCAGGTGAGAACGCATCCAAAGTAAGGACTACTGTCCAACGGGGCAAATTTGTTCATGACAGATGTAACATGGGCAATTTCCAAGAAAAACATGAGGACGGCTTCCTCTTATCTGCGGATTATTTCACGATAAGAAGGCAAACTCGTAAGGCAGATCCTGAAAGACTTATAGGATGGCAGGATACTGGTAGGAGTCTTGAGATAACATATGTTAGGTCTGAGTTTGAGGATGACAGTGAAAGTGACCACACTTTATCTGAGCctagcgacgacgacgacgatttTAATGTGGTGCTTGCAGACAATTGCCAAAGAGTATTTGTTTATGGCCTTAAGATTTTATGGACTCTTGAGAACCGAGATGCAGTTTGGTCATATGCTGGAGGAATTTCCAAAGCATTTGAGCCTCCGAAACCCTCTCCTTCACGACAATATGCACAAAGAAAGATGATTGACAAAAGGAATGCTGAGGGCTCTAAATTGGTGCAAGATGCCAGCTCTTCCATACATGCGGGTTCTGGATCAGTGCGACATGTGGATGCTTCAGGTTCATCTTCCCCGTTTCATA TGAAGCTTGACATTTTTGATGATTCGGATAAGGGAGGGACACCCCAGTATATGGTTAATGTTTACACACCCCAATTCAACCTACACTCTGAAGAGGCAAAT GGAAGGTTTCTACTTGCTGCAGCCAGTGGTCGTGTGTTGGCACGTTCATTTCATTCCGTTGTTCATGTTGGCAAAGAAATGCTAGAGGAAGCATTGGGTACAAGCAGTCTACATATTCTTGAGTTGCCTGAAATGACCTGGAATAAAAATGAAGTCTCAGTGATGCTTAAAGATGTCCAAGCTCATGTGGCCCCCACTGATGTAGACCCTGGTGCTGGCCTGCAGTGGCTTCCGCGGATTCTAGGTAGCTCTGAGAAATTGAAGCGCACAGGTGCCTTGTTAGAGAGAGTATTTATGCCTTGTCAAATGTACTTCCGTTACACTAGACACAAAGGTGGAACTGCAGACTTGAGA GTTAAGCCATTAAAGGAGCTATGCTTTAATTCTCCAGATATTACTGCAACAATGACTTCACGCCAATTTCAAGTTATGTTTGACGTGCTTAGAAATCTTCTACTGGCAACACTTCCCAA GCCTAGGAAAAACAGTCTTCAGTATCCATCAGATGATGAAGATATTGAAGAAGAGGCTGATGAGGTGGTTCCTGATGGAGTAGAAGAAGTGGAGCTTGCAAAAATTAACCTCGAACAGAGGGTCAGGGAAATGAAGTTACTGCTAGATGATAGAAGGTCCCTCACTGGAAATGGTGATAGTGGAACTGATCACTGTTATTCTGCAGAAAAGGATGATCATTTATGGATGATCAACAGTGGGAAAACTTCATTG GTGGCCAAACTGGAGAGGGATTTTAAAAGCCTCGAAACATCTCGAAAATCTGCATCTTCAGCATTAAGGGAAGCACTTCAAAAAGCTGCACAGTCACACTTGAatgagaaagaaaagaacaaaacCCCTTCTTTTGCCATGCGGATTTCTATGAAAATTAGCAAGGTTGTATGGAGCATGCTTGCAGATGGAAACACTTTTGCAGAAGCTGAGATCAATGATATG GTGTGTGATTTTGATCGGGATTACAAAGATATAGGCGTTGCTCGGTTTACAACTAAATACTTTGTTGTGAGGAATTGCATGGCCAATGCGAAATGTGATACATTATTGTCTGCCTGGAACACGCCTCCTGGAAA AATTAACATGCTCCGTGTGGATGCCAAGCAAGGTGCTCCTAAGGATGGAAATTCTCTACTTGAGCTCTTTCAG GTGGAGATCTACCCATTGAGAATATATCTGTCCGAAGCAATGTATAGAATGATGTGGGATTACTTCTTTCCTGAAGAAGATGATTCACAACGACGGCAG GAAGTTTGGAGAGTTTCAACATCAACTGGGCCTCGAAGAACAAGAAGGCTTTCTTCTGGTGTCGATGCTGTTTCTTCTAGCAGCTATTCTGTCAAAGAACACGAGCTTCCTGGGAAATCAGGTGCAATTGTATCTATGTCAACAAGTGTCTCGAGTTGGCAAGGTTTACACGGTGACAACTCACAG GTCTCGAAACTTCATACTATAAAAGCAAATATGGTATGCGGTTCGCATCAAGAGTTGCGCCGGTCATCTTCATTTGATGAAAGGCCTTGGGATGAAAGCGCGGCAGAAAGTGTCACGAGTAATGATGTGGTATCACTCATGAACTCTTCAACTGTTTCTTCAAAAGGAGATGCTAACAATCCTGTGTCAGAGAACCCTGTTGTGGGAACTGATCTGTGGAGAAGTAAAACGAAAGATTCTAAGCCTGCCAAGTCTGGCCGTCTGTCTCATGAGGAAAAGAAAGTTGGGAAGTCTAATGAAGAAAAGAAGACACGAGCGCGGAAAACGATTGAATTTCGTAACATCAAGATCAGCCAG GTTGAACTTCTTGTTACCTATGAGGGATCAAGGCTTGCTATTAATGACCTAAGGCTGCTTATGGATACTTTCCACAAGCCAGAATTTACTGGTACATGGAGGCGACTGTTCTCTAGAGTCAAGAAACACATCATCTGGGGAGTTTTGAAATCAGTGACTGGAATGCAG GGGAAGAAGTTTAGCAACCGCAGGGAATTACTTGAGGGTGCTGTTCCTGAAAATGATCTAAACTTGAGTGACAGTGATGATGATCATCATGGAAGACCTGATCAATTAACAGCTTCATGGTTGAAGAGGACGGGCGATGGCGCAGGTGATGGATTTGTGACTTCAATTAGAGGGCTTTTCAATACACAACGCCGCAAAGCAAAGGCCTTTGTGATTCGGACAATGCGTGGTGATGGGCATAATGATGAATATCATGACGAATGGAGCGAGAGTGATGGTGAGTACCCTTTTGCGAGGCAGCTTACAATTACAAAGGCCAAGAAGCTCATACGAAGGAAATTCCGTCCAAGAATGCAAAAGAGCTCGG GTCTGTCGTTGCAAGATTCACTCCCATCTAGTCCGCGGGAAACGACCCCATACCAAAGTGATTCCTCCAGGTCATCATACGAGGACTTCCATGAGCAGTAA